AAAATCCCATGGAAGTCCATTGTCCTTGCACTTTTCCTCCTGTCTCTCGGattattgcttctttttctttcatatttcatCTTCACTGGTCACATGGGAGGAGAGCGATCCCAAGCGTACGGCCTTTTGGCACTAGGAGTTCTCTCCTTCCTCCCAGGTatgtcaaaacatttttcattttactttgttttttgtgACAACAAAATGGCTAATGGGAAGCTCTATGTAGATCATGGAGCGTGACTATAATGcacaattaaaataaagaaattagagataataataataaaaaatggtgaGAATTCATGGTTTCTGCAGCTTGATGGGTTAACTATGTATGCCCTGTAAAATTCTTTATTCCAAATTATATTTCCTTTTTGATGTAATTCACGCAAgcatagaagaaaaaataaccTTGCACAAAATTGTGATGAGCTTGCCTAATACCTACCGAatgcattattttctttatctgTAAGTTTTATATCTGGGGATGGAGGGAACTTAAGAATACTTTGTGGTTTTGATTTACACTAGTGGTGTAGAATGCTAATTATTGCATCTTTTAAACACTTCTTCTCATGGTTTGCatcaaaatatgattttctttCCACAATTATTCGACGCTTTTTAAGAAAGTGGAGTCTCTGCCAATTGTGTTAACTGCAGCTTGTGAAGTTGCAACTCTTGGTGATGTTATTGTGCATTAGTCCTTAACTTATTCTCCCTTGCTATCAATTTCTATTGAGTGATGTAAAGAGTCTATCCCCCTCATGGAATGAGACATTGTCAGTGGTCTGTTGTATGCTTGCCCCGTTTGCATGTATGGCACGATTGTATTTCAAGTAATACTTAATTTAAGTAGCTGTTAGTTCTATGGCTGGGGGCCCTAATCCCTTTAAATCATTTGGCACTTCATTCGAAGCATTTTCAAGCCAACTTGGGTGACTGCCTATATGCATTTGTAGACTCTGAATCTGTGGCATCCTGAAGCAATCTTCTTTTCAAGAGCATGTGCTTCGCTTCTTTTTGGTCGACCAAGTTACATAGCCATTAATGCCTCATAGAAATGGAATATTTTTCTCATAGTTTTGACAatttggaccttttttttttggtaaattatattgaaatatttgACTCCTCTTTCTTGCACAATTTGGTTCGCATCCTGTGACAGAGAAGGGTATGTTACAACTGAGTTGTGTTTTGATCATTCCGCATGTCTTCCTTTACAAAATTATCTTAGGGTTAAAGCCCCTTTTGTTTATTCACATTTTACACGATAATGAAGCATGAACAATGTTTCTGATTCTTCTGAGTTACTTTCCTAAAGTCTCCATTACATTTCTCAGTAGCTTAATCTATTGACCATCTTTATGTTGATCTTGATTTGTTGCTGCAGGCTTTTACGAGACCCGAGTCGCATATTATGCATGGAGGGGTATCAATGGATACCGTTTCGCTTCCATTCCTGATTATTAGTGCACGTATCTTTGTAATGTTCCTTATGGGGGTGTATGAATGCCATTTTGAGTAGTGACAAAAACAGAAACCTGTTGTATAGAACGACATGCATatgtaatttgattttgattttcaaCATGCTTATTCTTCAAATTCCCTCTCTTTTAGGCCGTTTTGGTTTCATTCTGCAAATATGAATCTTGCATCTTGGAGACAACATAAGGCGTGTTCtgataagtaaaaatatatatggtctGAGCTTCTAGTTTTAGTGAGACAATCTCTCAGCCTCCCCCCTCCTCCCTTTATATGGGTTTCATTTCTGTTttatgagcttttttttttcctttatttttctttggttttcttgtCTTTCCTCTTTCTGTTGTTGCAAGTTGGTTATCCAGCTCCTCCGCCTTCGCCACCATACACTTGGCTCCTTTCCAGCTTCCTCCTCTTTCCACTATCCATCACCCTCAAGTGGTGAAGCCCATGCGCAATCTGGGTCTCTAAAACTCAGATCCATCTACTCATTCGCATACCTCCAATGCACTATCTGTCGCCACCGGGCCTCTCCTCAACACCAGCTAATAAATCGAAGTCCGCTTAAGTGGTCAGACACTCTTTATGTGAGACTTCGGTTCGAAGCTCATTTTCAAAGGATCTTATTTTGGTTTTTACGGTGTTAACTATCCTACCACGGTCTCGAACTAGCCTTGTTGCCACTGCAGTAGCAAGCAGGCTCTACTATAATCCACATCTACAACCGTCTTTCAGGGTGGccattttcttgaatttctattaaagaaacattatgttatttgtttgtatttattCTACTACCATATTTTATGTTTAGGCCTTGTAAACCTTTCTCaatattaaatagaaaaaaaagtaaaagaaagaaagaaagttaaaATAGGGTCAAATTAAGGAGAGCTTGTTTCATTGAGGGAATCATGATAGCTTTCTTCTATGGAGCTAGGGCCGTAAACGAACAAACCTACCCGTGAACTTGCTTGGGATCGGCTCGTGcccgactcgattattaaatgagtcgTTGGTGAACACGAAACTATACTCGATTGTTAAACGATACATACTCGTATAAAACTCGGCTCGCTCGTTTAAAGTTCGTGAACATACTCGATAGGGGCTCGACTTGCTTATTAGCGCgactcgtgtatatatatataacgtattaaataatttatatattataaatagtatttatgcttatatagtatgtagcataaatactaaatatatatagttaaaatattaataatttagtcatataagagcattcccaatggatgagccatatttttatgtaaaatagcttctcaaaactcacttttatctagtttagctaagccatttttaaatgtctctacatctgattagttatatttctatctattttattaaaataattttaaaagtaagaaaaatagaacatgcagagaaaaagtagaaaaatatttgggaaaaagagaaaacatgtaagagaaataatgaaaaataaaatcgctcaattgaaaagtgctgctacatttagcttcttttttagctcttccaatcaaatatctattttacattttcttttagctaatccaatgtaggggattttgtaaacatttgaagaaccattttagataaaagtaacatttggctcttccattgggatgACTCTTCCATTAGGAATGCTCTTAGTATAACTATTTATAGTTATACATATAAAGATAGCTaattggttaatatatatatataaaatgttagataatttgtatatataataaacggttttttttattaaagttgCCCTCAATTTGTTGGTTGGAAAGTAAAACGTTTTtactaatatattattattattaaatttaatttaatttgtctcATTGGGAAGATAAgtcatttaagttttttttttttaataaaaaaaaaagtttgcatTAGTTGAGCAAGCTCGGCTTGGCTCGCCCGACTCAACTCGGCTACTAGGcgagctcaagctcggctcgcaCAATGAATTTTTCTTGGTGAGCCGAGCCAAGCTTAAATTTTAGAGCTTGGCatgagctcggctcgagcttgagctcgtgaaatttttaaatgagtCGAGCTTGAACAGCCCTAACTCGCctgagctcggctcgtttacagtCCTATATAGAGCAGTGTTTAACAGAAcactggcgtgcatgaacagtcatgcacgccagtgctctgttattattattatttttttactgtttatataatattttaataatattatataatatatgaatactggcgtgcatgactgttcatacACGCCAGTATTCTGTTAATGACTGTTCATGCATGCCAAACGGTGGAATTATTTAGTTGGGTAACCTTTAGAGCAGCCTTACGTGTCAGTGACACACCAGTTGAATTAAAAACCATAATTCAACCACAATACGGACCGTATTTAGCACCATATACATCTACATTTTTTGTAAACTTATACATATACAGTTAAAATACAACAAAAGCATCCACTCCGTCCTTTTATGCCTTTAAATATTACTTTCCACAAATCCCAAAGCATTAAATTTCCGCAAAAAAAATTCGTCCGAGCTATTTAAACTCCCCAATATACCCCCACAAATCCAACAAAATCCCACTTGAGAGCTTCAGTAGAAGCACGTAATTTCAGAGAGCCTATTGTTTTTAGGAGACTGAACATTTCGTCATCTTCGACTCCGTAACTCCAACGCGAGCGAGCGatagcgagagagagagagagagggagagtgatAAAGAAAACGTAGCCTAACAGGTCAGTGCCTCGCTCGGTAACGATTATCGTCGTATTgcaattttcttgtttttcaatttttcgtTTGGGCTTTTGGTTTTGGATTCTCAGATCTGTTTCAGGTAGATAGTGTGTTGGATTGgtggattttctttttgtttctgggGATTTTGTGTAATCTTGATTGGGTTATTGGTTGATTTTTATTGCCCCTCTGATTAGTTTGTCTTGCTGTTCATTTTCCgcgaagattttttttttttggctgtttttgttaattttgcttATACTAAGTGATGGTTGAATATGGATTTGTTAATCATTTGTTTGAGGTTCGAATGAATCTTTAGTATTTGGATGGTTGAATGGATTGATTGAAAAGTAATGCTAAAATCTACTTTTCCAACTATAGTTGGTTTGGGTTTGTTTCTGAAAGATTGTGAAAGGTTGAAGGATGTGGTTTTGAGTAGTGAAATTATAAAGAAGAAAGTTATGAGATTTACTGCTGTCTCTAAGAAGTTGGGTTGGGTTTCAAGGTAGGAAAAAAGCTGATTCTAAAGTCGGGCGGTCAAGTTTTATTCTTTCCCCTGAGGGCTTTTGAATTTAGGCAATTTAGGGTTTTGTTCAGTGGTCCGTTATCCAATTAGGCGTAGAAATCAACAGATTTTCCGGAGCTTTTCTCTGCATTCTTCTTGATGGGTTTTAGGATGAGGCTTTAATAGCGTATGGTTGAAAACATAGTGTAATTTGGCTTAGTAAAATAAGATGTTGAAAAACTGTGTTCTGCATGGTTTGTAGTTGTTTTTGATTGAGTTTTGTTTCACAACTATGGCAGCAGAATGCTAGGAAGTCAGTTTTTTGGTAGCTGTGATTTGATATGTAATCTGTTGTCATGGTATCTATGTTGGAATTATTCGTGAAGCACTCACACAACAGCTAACTATACAAATTTTGCTCAATATAAACAGTTAtcaggtttttatttttcttgttttcttctgtTGGATTACTATCACAGACAACCTAAAATCGGTCAGTGATCAAAATccccaattttttatatatttaccCTATGATGTGTTGTTTTTGCTATACACATTTTCTAATCTAAAGGTTGGTCATAACAATAAACTATTTTAGAGGAGAACTTCTTGGTGAAGTGCTTATAACCAAGAGAGGCTAAGAATGCTGTTAGAGATTTCCATACCTTGTGGTTGGATGGATCCTTCTGAAATCTGGACTTTGCTTTATTATGTTGACTGTATGTGTACACTTGTGATTGTTGTGGTACATTGGGAGGTGTATCCACTGGTGGCCTTTCTTCGGATGCCTTTGCTAGAAAAGCTTGTTACTTATAATGTCAATTCTTTTTCTCTGCCTGAGTGTGCATGTGTATACTCTTTTGAGTTGTCTTATTTTTTACCCATGTCTATTAAATAGGAAATGGATGGTCCAAATGGGCTAGGCGGCAATGGTCTGGATGTGtttttacaaaattataagCTTGGAAAAACACTTGGTATTGGTTCCTTCGGAAAGGTGAAAATCGCAGAGCATATCTTGACTGGTCATAAAGTTGCTGTAAAGATCCTTAACCGTCGGAAAATAAAGAACATGGAAATGGAAGAAAAAGGTTCGTATTATTTCCTTTGAGATACTCTGTTCTGTCTGTATGTACACGATTGTATTGGATCATCTGTTCTTTCAAATGAATCTGTCTCCATAATCTTGGATATTCATTATATTGAATCATAATCATATTTCTATTACTTGCCCTAAATACTTTTAACTTATAATTAACTTTCTGGATTAATGGAGACTGTctgaaatttgaaaaagtaaGTGTTATATACTTATTCTGAGGTCAAGATTTGCAGTTGTTTTTCTCCATGGTTGTAGTTACTTTAACTCTTGCATGTATGAATACAAggattatttattcatttttacctttttttttttttttttgtctctccattcattttttccctttaaattggTGCAGTGAGAAGAGAAAtcaaaatattgagattgtTTATGCATCCTCATATAATAAGACTTTATGAGGTTGTAGACACGCCAGCAGACATCTATGTTGTCATGGAGTATGTGAAGTCTGGAGAGCTCTTTGATTACATTGTGGAGAAGGGTAGGTTGCAGGAGGATGAAGCTCGTAATTTTTTTCAGCAGGTAGGGTTGGCTAATATTTTTCAGATTTAGACTATCGTTCATTACTCAATTAAGTTAAAGTAGGCTAACCTCTATGCCTTGTGCAGATAATCTCTGGTGTGGAGTACTGCCATCGGAATATGGTGGTTCATAGAGACCTTAAGCCTGAGAATTTACTTTTGGATTCCAAATGCAATGTGAAGATTGCTGATTTTGGTTTAAGCAATATAATGCGTGATGGTCATTTTCTGAAGACAAGTTGTGGAAGTCCGAACTATGCTGCCCCAGAGGTATGGATTTGTTGCAAGTTTTCTTtagtaaaattaattaactaatgtttgttcatttttattttttattttttatgatttcaaCTTCAGGGGTTACTATCTATGTCATTTCTTAATAGGTCATCTCTGGAAAGTTGTATGCTGGTCCTGAAGTGGACGTTTGGAGCTGTGGTGTTATATTGTATGCCCTTCTCTGTGGCACCCTTCCTTTTGACGATGAAAACATTCCCAACCTTTTTAAGAAGATAAAGGTATTTCTATACTTATAATGAGTAACAAATGTCAGAACAGCTGATTCTGCAATGTTTTTGTGGCTTTATATGGCAGATattgttttagaaaattattGGGCTTTTTAATGCACTCTTTGGAATTCCCTCTTTCAGTTTTTTATCTTCGATCTTAATTTCAGTTTGGCATGCTTAgtgtgtgctttgatttggcTAACAATACCTGTTCTTGCTTGCATAGCGTATATTTCAATTTGTACatgtttttaaagatttttctgTTTCCTTTTATTGgcctgtatttttttttcctgagggGAGAAATTTACTTTTAGAAGGTATTGATTTAGGcctttcttgtttttctatcatttctttgtGGATAATGGATTTAATCAGCAAAGGTCAATTTAGCTTCAAATGGTTTGAATGTTAATGTTTGTGGTATATCAACATTATGCACTCAACATACGTATAATGGTGCTAATGGTCTCAACTATGGTTCTTGATCTTTATTTTTAACTCATGAAGTGTAGGTTGTAGTGATTTAGATAGCCTTTTTTATGCACCCTATGTACAGAATGCTTCGTCtctattaataaaatttcttatgAATTAATCAGAGAAAGTATAGCTCTAAACCATTATTGTTGAACCCAATGCTTGATAACATGGTGTTAAACTTctgagggtgcggtgcacgagACCGGGGTTTACTTTGCAGGAGTGGGTCCAAAAGgtcctgccttggagaggttccccgacattaaaaaaaaaaaaaaaaaactgaactATAATGTTAG
This window of the Corylus avellana chromosome ca5, CavTom2PMs-1.0 genome carries:
- the LOC132183359 gene encoding uncharacterized protein LOC132183359, which translates into the protein MASRRNVHYSPLPADEDDYDGIARRQYDARFDYTPKSFDKIPWKSIVLALFLLSLGLLLLFLSYFIFTGHMGGERSQAYGLLALGVLSFLPGFYETRVAYYAWRGINGYRFASIPDY